One segment of Thermogemmata fonticola DNA contains the following:
- a CDS encoding DUF1559 family PulG-like putative transporter, whose amino-acid sequence MKTTKGFTLIELLVVIAVIAILIGLLLPAVQKVREAAARLKCQNNLKQLGLALHNYESAHQVLPAFNSLEGSNAGNFSIQARLLPYVEQENLRNMLSFDVSLTIGCCPGDLRPQFIEPAQTVLPLFRCPSDGSPDTFTVRSGTRGGATGRDFTYAGTNYHVNIGTALGTLYDSRLPTDGIAWVNSRVRLTDLRDGTSNTAAFGESLLGVQAQQAPAPTNDNERKRTMFNITCLWIDPSVPPRIPGLTAGYVVPYDPNAYYSMSLSSPLNRGWSGQRGAGWISGREYYTAYQHYLPPNSNIPDAQICGYGIFGARSNHPGGVNICFCDGSVRFIRDSISLDAWRAYATRNGGEVIPDN is encoded by the coding sequence ATGAAAACGACCAAAGGTTTTACTCTTATTGAATTGCTGGTAGTGATTGCCGTCATTGCTATCTTGATTGGACTGTTGCTCCCCGCTGTGCAGAAAGTCCGCGAGGCAGCAGCTCGTCTGAAGTGTCAGAACAACCTCAAGCAACTCGGTCTAGCGCTTCATAACTATGAGAGTGCGCACCAGGTGTTGCCTGCCTTCAACAGTTTGGAAGGGAGTAATGCAGGGAACTTCTCGATTCAGGCCCGTCTGCTTCCGTATGTAGAGCAGGAGAATCTGCGAAACATGCTTTCCTTCGATGTTTCTTTGACGATCGGCTGCTGTCCCGGAGACTTGCGTCCGCAGTTTATCGAACCGGCGCAGACTGTATTGCCGCTGTTCCGCTGCCCCAGTGACGGCAGTCCGGACACCTTTACCGTCCGCTCAGGAACGCGGGGTGGGGCGACGGGAAGAGACTTCACATATGCCGGGACCAACTACCACGTGAATATCGGGACGGCCTTGGGCACCCTTTACGACTCTCGCTTACCGACGGATGGCATCGCCTGGGTCAACTCCCGCGTCCGCCTCACGGACCTCCGGGATGGGACGAGCAACACCGCCGCTTTTGGCGAGTCCCTTCTGGGGGTTCAGGCCCAGCAGGCTCCCGCCCCCACCAATGACAATGAACGGAAGCGGACGATGTTCAACATCACTTGCTTGTGGATCGACCCGTCCGTGCCTCCACGAATTCCCGGCCTCACGGCTGGCTACGTCGTTCCCTATGATCCGAACGCTTACTACTCGATGTCACTGTCGAGTCCTCTCAATCGCGGCTGGAGCGGCCAACGGGGTGCGGGCTGGATCAGCGGACGTGAATATTACACCGCCTACCAGCACTACCTGCCGCCCAACAGTAACATCCCCGATGCTCAGATCTGCGGTTACGGTATTTTTGGAGCGCGGAGCAACCATCCCGGCGGCGTAAACATCTGCTTCTGCGATGGCAGCGTGCGCTTCATCCGCGACTCGATTAGCCTGGACGCCTGGCGGGCTTATGCCACCCGCAACGGCGGCGAAGTCATTCCTGACAACTGA